Genomic window (Salinibacterium sp. M195):
GGTGCTGATTCGCCAGCGTGGTGGAGACTTCGTGTACTCCCCAGCTGAAGTTGACGCGATGGTTGCCGATATCCGTTCGATGCGGGATCTGCCTCGCGGCGAAGGCGTCACTCTAGGCTTCGTCATCGGTGCCCTCACGCCGCAGGGAACGGTGGATAGCGCAGCAACGGCAGCGCTCGTCGACGCAGCGGACGTGCATCCGGTGACATTCCATAAAGCGTTTGATCTCGTTGTTGACCATGCAGCGGCGCTAGAAACGCTCATCGCGCTGGGCATCCCGCGCGTGCTGACCTCGGGCGGAGCGTCAAGCGTTCTCGAGGGTGCTGACGTCATGGCCGCCCTCGTAGCGCAGGCCGGCGAACGCCTCACCATTCTTGCGGGCGGCGGTGTTCGGGCACACAACGCTCAAGAGATTCTGAACCGCACGGGTGTCACCGAACTTCACTTTCGGGCACCCGTCGAAATCGCGAGCAACGGTTATCAGGGGGGTGCATCCGCACTGTATGACAGCGGAAGCCGCACCGTAACCTCACCAGAACTGGTTCGCGCAATGCACGCTGCCGTGGCACCACTGTGAGCGCTGTGACCGA
Coding sequences:
- a CDS encoding copper homeostasis protein CutC codes for the protein MTILEVCLDDIGGALDAEQAGAQRIELCAALDTGGITPSLGTVSSVLASLTSMTVMVLIRQRGGDFVYSPAEVDAMVADIRSMRDLPRGEGVTLGFVIGALTPQGTVDSAATAALVDAADVHPVTFHKAFDLVVDHAAALETLIALGIPRVLTSGGASSVLEGADVMAALVAQAGERLTILAGGGVRAHNAQEILNRTGVTELHFRAPVEIASNGYQGGASALYDSGSRTVTSPELVRAMHAAVAPL